One segment of Marvinbryantia formatexigens DSM 14469 DNA contains the following:
- a CDS encoding class I SAM-dependent methyltransferase, protein MKPKMKQEEYWNSVAKDKEFTTPFQAKAFAKFVKKDSHILDVGCGYGRTLNELYCNGYRNLTGLDFSAAMIERGKQQFPYLDLQVMRNDAITLPDNSVDAVILFAVLTCIQSNEEQEHLLNEIERVLKPQGILYVNDFLLNTDERNLIRYEKFKEIYEIYGVFELPEGAVCRHHDEIWIKQLLSRFSELEYNHLTFSTMNGHTSNGFYFIGKLNIMSFSDF, encoded by the coding sequence ATGAAACCAAAAATGAAACAGGAAGAATACTGGAACAGTGTAGCAAAAGATAAGGAATTTACCACCCCATTCCAGGCAAAAGCTTTTGCTAAATTCGTAAAAAAAGATAGTCACATTCTTGATGTGGGCTGCGGATATGGACGCACGCTTAACGAATTATACTGCAACGGTTACCGGAATCTGACAGGGCTTGATTTTTCAGCCGCTATGATAGAGCGCGGAAAGCAGCAATTTCCGTATCTCGATTTGCAGGTAATGAGAAACGATGCTATTACTCTTCCGGACAATAGCGTTGACGCTGTTATTCTTTTTGCAGTATTAACCTGCATACAGTCCAATGAGGAACAGGAACATCTATTAAATGAAATTGAAAGGGTATTAAAACCGCAGGGCATTCTGTACGTAAATGATTTTTTACTAAATACAGACGAACGGAATCTCATACGATACGAAAAATTCAAAGAAATTTATGAGATTTACGGTGTATTTGAGTTACCGGAAGGCGCAGTCTGCCGACATCACGACGAAATATGGATAAAACAGCTTCTGAGCAGATTTTCGGAATTAGAATACAACCATCTGACATTTTCCACCATGAACGGTCATACATCAAACGGCTTTTATTTTATCGGCAAATTAAACATTATGTCTTTTTCCGATTTTTGA
- the yeiL gene encoding transcriptional regulator YeiL, with product MIIKDGNGAKKNDNYYFPLSDFFSFDIRPYTSIIRFDSEENLLQEGETPRFLYYLTEGRAKLFLSHGNGRISLINFLDAPCFIGEMELFGAQKTANGVTAITPCICYAIRIRDCKERILSDTKFLRCLCMLLSRKAVGNTCNYSKNQSYSLEVRLADFILLTSCNRMYREKHTEVSEFLGVTYRHLLYVLADFVKRGYLKKTDRGYLIQDMDALRKLAENITGGNTCRK from the coding sequence ATGATAATAAAAGATGGCAACGGAGCAAAGAAAAATGACAATTATTATTTCCCTCTATCAGATTTTTTTAGCTTTGATATCCGTCCTTATACTTCAATTATACGATTTGACAGTGAAGAAAATCTTTTGCAGGAAGGGGAAACGCCGCGTTTTTTATATTATCTGACAGAGGGAAGGGCGAAATTATTTCTTTCACATGGAAATGGACGCATTTCGCTCATTAATTTTCTGGACGCGCCATGCTTTATCGGAGAAATGGAATTGTTTGGCGCACAGAAAACTGCAAATGGCGTGACCGCAATTACACCATGTATCTGTTATGCAATCCGGATAAGAGATTGCAAAGAGAGAATATTGAGTGACACAAAATTTTTGCGATGTCTTTGCATGTTATTGAGCCGGAAGGCGGTTGGAAATACCTGTAATTATTCCAAAAATCAATCTTACTCACTGGAAGTCCGGCTGGCAGATTTTATTCTTTTAACATCGTGCAACCGGATGTATCGTGAGAAGCATACGGAAGTGTCTGAATTCCTGGGGGTGACATATCGCCATTTGCTGTATGTATTAGCAGATTTTGTAAAACGGGGATATCTGAAAAAAACAGACAGGGGTTATTTGATTCAGGATATGGATGCGCTCCGGAAGTTAGCGGAAAATATAACGGGCGGGAATACCTGCCGGAAATGA
- a CDS encoding NUDIX hydrolase N-terminal domain-containing protein gives MEKNEKWLEWAVELQSIAQAGLFYGKDVFDKERYERIREISVEMLSYKTEIPPEKVKELFCCETGYQTPKLDTRAAIFEDDKILLVKEKNGKWSLPGGWVDVNVSVKENIIKEAKEEAGLDVSVDTVIAVQDREKHNLPVYAYKICKVFALCSARGGHFQANSETVESRYFGRDELPPLAEDKNNEEQIQMCFEAYHAENWKTQID, from the coding sequence ATGGAGAAAAACGAAAAATGGCTGGAATGGGCGGTGGAGCTGCAGAGCATAGCGCAGGCAGGTCTGTTTTATGGAAAAGATGTTTTTGATAAGGAGAGATATGAGCGCATCCGGGAAATCTCCGTGGAAATGCTCAGTTATAAAACGGAAATCCCGCCGGAAAAGGTAAAGGAGCTGTTCTGCTGCGAGACGGGCTATCAGACGCCCAAGCTCGATACGCGCGCGGCGATTTTTGAGGATGATAAAATTCTGCTGGTGAAGGAGAAAAACGGAAAATGGTCGCTGCCAGGCGGCTGGGTGGACGTGAATGTATCCGTGAAGGAAAATATTATAAAGGAAGCAAAGGAAGAGGCGGGGCTGGATGTCTCTGTTGATACCGTGATTGCAGTGCAGGACCGCGAAAAGCATAATCTTCCGGTATACGCTTATAAAATCTGCAAGGTATTTGCGCTCTGCTCCGCCAGAGGCGGTCATTTCCAGGCAAACTCAGAAACCGTGGAGAGCCGTTATTTTGGCAGGGATGAGCTGCCGCCGCTGGCAGAGGACAAAAATAATGAGGAGCAGATACAGATGTGCTTTGAAGCATATCACGCGGAAAACTGGAAAACACAGATAGACTGA
- a CDS encoding pyridoxamine 5'-phosphate oxidase family protein — protein sequence MRRKDREVTDFEEIIAIIKKCDVCRIALNNGGYPYILPLNFGLAVQGGRVELYFHGAAEGTKYELIQKDNRAGFEMDCGHVLHLGENNCSCTMDYESVVGYGHIEMIPEEEKYDALRILMQHYREGDFPFQPAVVAKTKVFRLVVEQMTGKIRDKK from the coding sequence ATGAGACGCAAAGACAGAGAAGTGACGGATTTTGAGGAAATTATAGCGATTATAAAAAAGTGCGATGTGTGCCGCATCGCGCTGAACAACGGCGGTTATCCGTACATTTTGCCGCTCAATTTCGGGCTGGCGGTGCAAGGCGGCAGAGTGGAGCTGTATTTTCATGGCGCGGCGGAGGGCACGAAATATGAGCTGATACAAAAAGACAACCGGGCGGGCTTCGAGATGGACTGCGGGCATGTTCTGCACCTGGGCGAAAATAACTGCAGCTGTACAATGGATTACGAAAGCGTAGTTGGATATGGACATATCGAAATGATTCCGGAGGAAGAAAAATACGACGCGCTGCGGATTCTGATGCAGCATTACCGCGAGGGGGATTTTCCGTTTCAGCCGGCGGTTGTAGCGAAAACAAAAGTGTTTCGGCTGGTCGTTGAGCAGATGACCGGAAAAATCAGAGATAAAAAATGA
- a CDS encoding cation diffusion facilitator family transporter, with amino-acid sequence MEKNQITQENEFQRTANKVSAVTIAGNALLSVFKLFAGIFAHSSAMISDAVHSASDVFSTVIVIIGIKLASKESDKEHPYGHERMECVAAIILAMVLFVTGLGIGVNALQDILRGDYSNLEAPGLLALIAAVVSIAVKEVMFWYTRFYAKKIDSSALMADAWHHRSDAFSSVGALIGIAGARLGFPIMDPVASLVIFVFIIKAACDIFKDAIDKMVDHSCDDETEKQIHDCVMRNPNVLGLDLLQTRIFGNKIYVDIEILVDGSYPLWKAHKIAEAVHDDIEQNFPKIKHIMVHVNPSAMPE; translated from the coding sequence ATGGAGAAAAATCAAATAACACAGGAAAATGAGTTTCAGAGAACTGCCAACAAGGTGTCCGCCGTGACGATTGCCGGAAATGCGCTGCTTTCGGTTTTTAAGCTGTTTGCCGGAATTTTTGCGCATTCCAGCGCTATGATAAGCGACGCCGTTCATTCCGCATCCGACGTATTCAGCACAGTCATTGTCATCATCGGCATAAAGCTTGCGTCAAAGGAATCCGACAAGGAGCATCCCTACGGACACGAACGGATGGAGTGCGTCGCCGCCATTATTCTTGCTATGGTGCTGTTCGTTACCGGACTTGGCATTGGTGTCAACGCGCTGCAGGACATCCTGCGCGGTGATTACAGCAATCTGGAGGCGCCCGGTCTTCTGGCGCTGATTGCCGCCGTTGTTTCCATTGCGGTAAAAGAAGTGATGTTCTGGTATACCCGGTTTTACGCAAAAAAAATTGATTCCAGCGCCCTGATGGCGGACGCCTGGCATCATCGTTCCGACGCTTTTTCTTCAGTCGGAGCGCTCATCGGTATCGCCGGGGCAAGACTTGGCTTCCCCATCATGGACCCTGTCGCCAGTCTTGTAATCTTTGTATTTATCATCAAAGCCGCCTGCGATATTTTCAAAGACGCGATTGATAAAATGGTCGACCATTCCTGCGACGATGAGACAGAAAAGCAGATTCACGACTGCGTAATGAGAAATCCGAATGTGCTGGGACTGGATTTGCTGCAGACACGTATTTTCGGCAATAAGATATACGTGGATATTGAAATTCTCGTGGACGGCTCCTATCCGCTCTGGAAGGCGCACAAAATAGCCGAGGCGGTGCACGACGATATCGAACAGAATTTTCCGAAAATCAAGCACATTATGGTACATGTAAATCCGTCAGCAATGCCGGAGTAA